One part of the Nematostella vectensis chromosome 8, jaNemVect1.1, whole genome shotgun sequence genome encodes these proteins:
- the LOC5515211 gene encoding cholesterol 7-desaturase nvd yields MFEVFAVYFSVLVALVEGNSFIMDNLSLLGLSGEVFTNFLPSWGGLVKNLNPFMAFALAAVCFIATRIVVKLCKLLFSPIILTRRLEEAGYIPDERHTLRDVAEHTRRLKNAGDFPPVFPNGWFEVMGSQDLKVGNVKHVSCLGENLAVFRGEDGVVCIVDAYCPHLGANLGVGGQVVGNCLQCPFHGWKFRGDDGKCSEIPYSKNIPEYAKVKSWPCLERNGSILMWYHAEEVEPSWLPEEIEDVTSGKWTYRGFTEHFVNCHIEEIPENAADMNHFNFLHSSPILAGQDLRYSFTSKWIDYFHHDWEATWSPLDGDQKHVSELRLVHYACAFGFRIPFLDFRVIARQVGPGLVNLYFKSSFGDGVMIQTLTPQEPLLQKMTHRIFGENMLFTCIAKSFLLAESIQVERDIMVWNHKKYLSKPLLVKEDHLILKHRRWYSQFYSKNSPKFNAGNKKPSNNNKLDW; encoded by the exons ATGTTTGAGGTATTCGCGGTATATTTCTCCGTTCTGGTCGCCCTGGTTGAAGGGAATTCGTTTATAATGGATAACCTATCGTTGCTAGGACTTTCTGGTGAAGTCTTCACTAATTTTCTCCCGTCGTGGGGTGGTTTAGTAAAAAATTTGAACCCATTTATGGCATTTGCACTCGCCGCAGTTTGTTTCATTGCTACTCGCATAGTAGTCAAACTCTGTAAACTTTTATTTTCACCGATAATTTTAACGCGGCGACTTGAAGAGGCAGGATACATCCCAGATGAGCGACACACTTTAAGAGACGTTGCAGAGCATACACGCCGCTTGAAAAATGCTGGTGACTTCCCACCTGTATTCCCGAACGGTTGGTTCGAAGTTATGGGTTCCCAAGACCTGAAGGTTGGTAATGTCAAACACGTGAGCTGTCTTGGCGAGAATCTAGCCGTGTTTAGAGGCGAAGATGGGGTTGTTTGTATCGTAGATGCATATTGTCCGCACCTAGGCGCTAACCTCGGCGTCGGAGGCCAAGTAGTTGGAAATTGTCTACAGTGCCCTTTTCATGGCTGGAAGTTTCGAGGAGATGACGGTAAATGCAGCGAGATCCCCTACAGTAAGAACATCCCAGAGTATGCCAAGGTAAAGTCCTGGCCTTGCTTAGAGAGAAATGGATCAATTCTGATGTGGTATCACGCGGAAGAAGTCGAACCCTCTTGGTTGCCTGAAGAAATCGAAGACGTCACAAGCGGAAAATGGACTTACAGAGGTTTCACCGAACATTTTGTCAATTGTCACATTGAG GAAATACCCGAGAATGCAGCCGACATGAATCACTTCAACTTTCTACACAGCTCCCCAATCCTTGCAGGACAGGACCTGCGCTATTCCTTCACCTCCAAATGGATCGACTACTTCCATCACGACTGGGAGGCCACGTGGTCACCGCTAGACGGTGATCAGAAGCACGTGTCTGAGCTACGGCTCGTGCATTACGCATGCGCGTTTGGCTTCAGGATTCCTTTCTTAGACTTCAGGGTCATTGCTAGACAG GTCGGTCCTGGTTTGGTCAATCTTTATTTCAAGTCTAGTTTCGGGGATGGAGTAATGATACAAACTTTAACACCTCAAGAACCGCTGCTTCAGAAAATGACGCACCGAATATTTGGCGAGAATATGCTGTTTACGTGTATTGCAAAGTCATTTCTTCTCGCCGAGAGTATTCAG GTTGAACGGGACATCATGGTATGGAATCACAAAAAGTACTTGTCCAAACCACTCCTTGTCAAGGAAGACCACCTCATCCTGAAGCACAGGCGGTGGTACTCGCAGTTCTACTCCAAAAATAGCCCAAAATTCAACGCCGGCAACAAGAAAccaagtaacaacaacaagcTGGATTGGTGA